GGGGCCTGGCTTGTAGCCTAATTTCTTCAAGTCGTTACCATTTAAAATAGGTTGGATGTGAGTCAATACTGTTAAGTAATGCCAAATTTGTTTTCTGAGCGATCGCGGGCTTTGCAAGGCGATTAAAATCAGCATTGGTAAGTCATACTTTTTCAGTAACTGCACAATTTGGCTGGGACACTGCAACTGGGGTAATAATTCCGTAACCTCTGCTTGCGCTTGGGCTAGATTTTGCAAGCGATGAATGCTATCTTCTTGTAATTGCAGATTTTTGGCGACTTTCTCCCGATATTTTGGTTTGAGATGGGCAATTAAAGCTTCTAGGCGCATTTGCCAGTGGACAAGGGTGAGTTGGGGATCAAATCTGTGCAGACAGCGTTCTAATAACCACAGTTGGCGTAAAAGTTCCGCATCTAAGGAGAGAGTATGATGAATGCACTGCAAAGCTTGTAAGTTATCGAGTAATTGCAAAGCTGATTTCCAGTACGGTGCTTCCAAGATATGTTTCAGTTCGGTTTTCAGCCGAGTTTGCAAAGCTGGAGTTCTGCTATTGTGTTGAGCAGTGCGATCGTAAACACCACTGTTAATGGCGTAGCGGATATACTCTTCTGTTCGCGGTTCAAAATCAAATCCAAAGCGCACAGCAAAGCGCACACCGCGATAAATCCGGGTAGGATCTTCAATAAAGCTATTGGCGTGTAAAACCCGAATTTCCTTGGCTTGTAAATCTAATAAACCACCAAAGAAATCGAGTAATTCGCCCGAACGGGGAGAAGTTAGCCGCAATGCCAGTGCATTGATGGTAAAATCCCGGCGGTACAAATCTTGACGAATAGAACTCGCCTCAACTTCAGGGTTCGCGGCTGGGTAAGGATAAAATTCTGTTCTAGCGGTGGCAATATCCACCCACAACGAATTTAATTCTGCATCTTTGTGCCACAACAAAGCCGCAGTTTGAAACGCACCATGAATTTCTAACCGCGCAGCTGGGTAAAGTTCTTGCAGTGCTTTTGCTAATTCCACCCCAGCACCGACATCTGCTGATTTATGAAAGCCATCTACAACCAAATCAATATCTTTAATCATTAATTGATCTGCTGTTTCAGCTAATAACAAGTCCCGCACAGCACCACCAACTAAGTAAAGATGCCAACCGCGTTTTTCTGCTGCTTGGGAGGCTTTGGTGAGTAATTGCCACAGTTGGGGTGCAAGACGTGACGCGATGTTGAGTGCTGAGTGCTGAGTGCTAGGTGCTGAGTTTTGAGGGTTGAGGTTTTGAAACTCCTCACTGTTTTGATGTAACTCCCGTAGAACATCGGTACGGGTGACGATACCAACTAATTGTCCATCTGCTAAGACTGGTAAACGTCCGATATCGTAAGTCACCATCAGCGACTCGATTTGTGGCAGGGTGGTATCTGGGGTGATGGTTTTGAGATTGATAGTCATGTAACCTTTGACTGGCGCATGACTAAAGCCGTGGTGAAAGGCAATATCTAAATCTCGTCGGGAAATAATGCCGACTAACTGTCCTTGATTATCAACTACAGATAAACCAGAATGTCCGTAACGTAATAAAATCCGCTGTGCTTCTTCAATGGTAGTTTCTGGAAGAATGGTGCGGACTGGGGAGGACATCAAATCTCTAGCGGTGAGGGGATGGGGAATGGAGGCTTTTAAACCTTCTAAAAGTTCTTCTAAAGTTGCTTGTGTATCAACTCCCCGCAAATTGAGTGATGCAGCTTGAGAATGCCCACCCCCGCCGAAGGGTTGAAATAACAAGTTAAGATTGACACCAGGAATTTGCGATCGCCCAATTACAGTTAATCTTGATTCATCTTCCCCCAATGGATATTCATTGACTAACAGTAAAGCATCAATTTCGCTTAACTCTACTATCTGGGATGCTAAACCTGATAACCCAGGCACAAAAGCTTCAGTTTTTAAAGTTACCCAAGCCAACGTATAACCGCGTAAGCAGAGATATTCTAACTCTTGTAAGGCTGTGGTTAATAGCTGTTGTAACTGTGTTGATAAACCAGGATCACGATAAGTCGAAATCACAGGTAAACTTGCGCCTTGCTGCATCAACCAAGCCAAAGCTAAAGCATCCCTGGCTGTTGATAAGTCATAGGTTAATGAACCCGTATCCACATGGATACCCAAAGCCATCACCGTAGCTTGGGATGGGGTGAGAGAAATTTGCTGTTGTTGTAATTGCTCCACCATTAAAGTTGTGCAAGCGCCCACCGAGGCAATATGCAATTGCGTCGCCGGAATATCGCCCTCTTGCCCTAAGTGATGGTCATAAACTACAATTTCTTTCACGCTGGGTAAATCTAACCATTCAGCTGCTTTACCCAGGCGATCGCGCTTTTGTGTATCAACTACAGTAATCGAACGAATTGTTTGCGGATTCACTGAACGTCGTTCAATCAGCGGATACTCATCTCGATGTAACGCCAAAAAATCTCTCACAGGTGGATGTGCGCCGCCTGTTAACACAATCTTACTTCCAGGTAGCAAGCAAGTCAGCCCGACCGCCGCGCCCAAAGCATCAAAATCAGCCGTTGTGTGGCAAAGAATTAAATCCATAGTCAAAAGTCAAAAGTCAAAAGTCAAGAGTTAAAAGTCAATATTTGGACTATGGATAATTGACCTTTGACTGTTGACCAAAGTGTATCAATTTCTGCTAGGTTAAAAAATAAGGAAAAACTGTCAGTGTCGCCCTTTAGGATATTCTATCTTTAGTATTACGCTGTCTTGGGAGAAGCAAAAATGACCATAATATTCCAGTTCGCTTTAGTAGCTCTTGTTTTGATGTCTTTTGTACTGGTTGTTGGCGTTCCTGTTGCCTATGCTACCCCACAAAGTTGGGTAGAATCGAAAAGATTATTGTGGCTGGGTTCTGGAGTTTGGATTGCCCTAGTACTGTTGGTTGGTATATTAAACTTTTTTGTAGTCTAGGTTTGTAGTCTAGGTTTGTAGTCTAGGCACTTGGCAATAGTCTAATAAAATAGCATAAAGCTGATAGCAAAAGAAAAAGGTAAATTGATTAATTTACCTTTTTCCATATTTTCAGTAGATAATTGTGCGCTTCATCTCAACCATCTGCAAAGAAGAAATGTATATTGGCAAGAGTATAGTTGATTAAGAGGCAGTCATGGCAGTTTTTGAGGGAACTTTTACTCAAACTGAACCCTTACGTTTTGCAGTGGTGATTGGTCGATTTAATGACCTTGTGACTGCAAAGCTGGTGGAAGGATGTCAAGATTGCTTGAAACGTCATGGTGTAGACCCTAACCCCCACGGTAATCAAGTTGATTATGTTTGGGTTCCGGGAAGTTTTGAAGTGCCAATTGTTGCACGTCAATTAGCACTTTCCCAGCGTTATGATGCGATCATTTGTTTAGGCGCGGTTATTCGCGGACAAACGCCCCATTTTGATTATGTATCTTCGGAAGTAGCCAAAGGCATTGCCGCAGCCAGCTTTCAAACTGGAGTTCCAGTAATTTTTGGCATTTTGACCGTAGATACAATGCAGCAAGCCCTAGAACGAGCCGGGATTAAAGCTAATCATGGCTGGGAGTATGCCATGAACGCTCTAGAAATGGCCAGCCTGATGCGGAAATTACGCTCTAACCTCACAGAGACGTACACTTTAAATCCCCAACCCTTACCTGCTGCTCACGGTCAAGAGTCAATAATTAACAGTCAGTAGTCAATGGTCAAGAGTCAATGGTGAACCAGCGCGGTCTTGGGGGTTTCCCCCATGAGCGACTGGCGTTAGCGCAGCGTTAGCGACGTTAGGAGCGTCACCCGGAAGGGGTCAATGGTCTATTGACCAAGCACAAATGACAAATAACCATTGACTAAAACTCAGGGGTTGACAAATCAAAATATATCTGACACTATAGTTAATGTGAGTTTGCGGGTATAGCTCAGTGGTAGAGCGCAACCTTGCCAAGGTTGATGTCGCGCGTTCGAATCGCGTTACCCGCTTTTAAAAATAAAACCAATATCTAAGCAGTAAAAAATAGGGTGAGTAATAGCCAAGTATTTATCCTTGGATTCAACTCATTATATTTTGGCTAGATTAAACTAGATTTAGAAGTGGCTAGTTGAATATAAGTTTGATCAGGTAAACAGCATCTCTTGGTAATGAAGTCAGCCACAATATTTTGATCAACTACTAGAAAATTATCAGGAGAATGAAAATAAGTTAAAAAAGTCTCCTGCTTTGTGTCTAATGCTCGGTAGTTAGAATTTAGGAAGTGTTCTCAGAATATTACTGGCTTGCGAACGCAGCCTTGTCAAACGGTTTGTTTTCGGAGTAGTAACGCGTAAGCTTAGAATTGTATTAGATATGTAACCACAATACATGCCGCAAAAACTTGATGACATTACCTTGAAAGTCACAGATGCAGAGCCGGAAATCCTTCAACAAGATTGCCAGCTACAGCAAAAAACAACAGACATATATACCCATTTCCAGAAAATTGGTAATTGATGGTGTTGTTGATAATGGCATTATTTGCCTGACTTCGCTATGTATATAAACAGTTGATTGTGAGATTCCCCAATTTCTAACGCATTGAGTCGGGAAATCTCCAAATTATGAAAAACACGCTCAAGTTAGTAGAACGCTTGTGCATCCTCAAAAACCCGAAAAAATAGATTTTACCCAGGAATATCCCTGTCCCTGTCGCCGTCGGGGACGGTTAGTTCCGATTACCCTTACAGAAGCATTTGGCTGCGATCGCTGTCAGCAAATCTTTGTTGTCCAAGATAATGGATATGTCCTAGAACAACTTTCGACCACCTATCCCTACAAGCGGGCTTGGCGCTGGACGGGAAATAGTTGGAATGTTGTCCATCCACGTATGGGAGAAAGCTATCTACCCATCGCCCTTGGCATTATTTTTGTGTTAGTGATTATTTGGCTACCTTTAGCATTGAAATTAGCCAAGGGTTCTAGCATTATTGCTTGGGCAATAGTGGCAGTGGTATTAGCTATCCTGCCAGCACTCATGGTCTGGCTTACCTACCGACGTTAACTCAATGACCGTTGAAGTTGTAAATGATTACCCCGAACCAATGAAAAGCGCTAAACGCGCTTTTCAGGCTTCCCTGAAGTTGGGGTTGACAAAGGGAGTAGACCGCAGTCGGGCTGTGTTGGCGATGGCACAGGCTCTGGAAAGCTCTTTTGATGATATTTTAGAAGCTAATACTCTGGATTTAGAAGCCAGTAAAGAAATGGCAGTGCCAGAGTTAATTTTAGATTGGCTGAAACTCACCCCAAAACGACTTGAGATCACAGTAGAAATACTCCGACGCTTAGGCGAACTATCAGATCCCCTACGACGGGTGAGGAATGCTGACTATCAACCAGAAGACTCTCAGAGTTACTCACAATTAATGGCTTTGGGAGTGATTGGTTTTATTTATGAGGCATTTCCAGATTTAGGGGCGATCGCCGCAGGTTTGTGTATTAAAACTGGTAATAGTATCATTCTCAAAGGTAGTACAGAAGCCAGTCATTCTAACGCCGCGATCGCAGAGGTACTCCAAAGTGCAATTCAAGAGGTTGGTTTACCACCAGGTTGCGTTGAACTAGTCACAGCCGAACACGGTGCTTCTGTGCGAGATTTAGTTACTCAAGACCAGTACCTCAATTTAGTAATTCCCTACGGACGTTCTAGCTTGGTGCAACAGGTGATGCGACAAGCAACTTGTCCCGTGTTAAAGTCCGCAATGGGCAACTGTTACCTTTACTGGTCGCTGAATGGCAGCTTAGAGATGGTACGCTGGATGATTCTTGATAGCCATCAAAGCGAACCAGACCCTGTGAATGCGATCGAAAAGGTATTAATTCATCGCCAAGCCATGCCATCATCTTTATCAGTACTGTGGAATAGCTTGAAAGAAAAAGGCTTTGAAATTAAAGGTGATGCAGAGTTAGTCGAAGCTTTTCCTCAATTGCAACTAGCCAAAGAAAGCGACTGGGGCAGTCCCTATTTAACTAAGACTGTAGCCTTTAAACTAGTGGATAGTCTAGAAGTGGCGATCGCTTGGATTAATCAACATAGCAGCGGTCATGCTGACTGTATCGTCACGGAATCTTATCAAGAAAGTCGGCAATTTGCTTTAGGAGTGAATAGCGCTTCCACCTACATCAACACTTCCCCTAGATTCTCGCGCAACCCTTCACGGGGAGATTCAGTATTTCTTGGTATGTCCAACCAAAAAGGCCACCGTCGGGGATTTATTAGCTTGGAAACCTTGACTACAGTCAAGCACATTATTCAAGGGAATGGTAGGTTTTAAAATGTCAGGCGATCGCTCTCACTTCAAAGTAACGAATTATTTTTTAAAATTACTCAAATACAGGCGGCCATAACTCAGAAATTGTCACTTCCCAACCAGGAAACAACTCAACAATCGTCAATTTATCTTCACCAGCTAAAACTTCTACTTCGCCATCAGGACGGTAGACACTCACAGTTAATTCATCTGGATTAATTAATATTCCAACCCTGGCACCTAATTCTAAAAATAATTTAACTTTCTCTTCTAACTTAGAAATTTTATCTGTTTTCGACTTTATTTCTACCACCAAATCAGGTACTAACTCAGCAAAATCTCTCACAGTACGTTTTAATCTTGCTGCTGCTACAAAAGAAACATCAGGCGCGCGTAAATCGCTGTTGGGCATAATAAACCCACCACTTGAGTCAAATATCCGTCCAAGCTGACGCGGTTTTATCCAATTACCTAATAGCCTAATCAACTCAGCACCAATCTCACTAGATTCAATATCTGACAGCCCCATAACCAGAATATTTCCTTCTTGCAGTTCTATTTGGTAGTCGTGCTGCTCTTCTTGTAGGTTTTGTTGTAGTCTTTCTACATCTTGAATAGTGAGATTCATACAACTTTTTCGGTATATTTCACTTTACTGTCATATTACCCTAAATTTTTAGTGTCTATAAAAAACGAGTGCTGCTTTGCAATATACTATTGAGCTAAAAAAAAGTCCGCCTAGGCGGACTTTTTTAGTTTCAAACTTCTAAATTGATGGCTAATTTATTTAGGTTTGGATGTGTAATAGACTTTACCACCAGTATCAGGGACAAAATGACAGCTAACGCAAGAACGCCATAAAGATTGCCAAATTGGTTCCTCAGACTTGCGGTAATAATCACCCATAACAGGTTTGATAGCTTCAGTTGCCTTCAACAAATTGTAGTGAGGGATATTGAGGAAGATGTGATGAGCAACGTGAGTACCAATATCATGATGGATGTGATTGAACAAACCATAATTGCGATCAATACTAGAAATTGCACCTTTAAGAAAAGTCCAATCTTCGCCACGATACCAAGGAATATCAGACTCGGTGTGATGCAGAAATGTCACCAAATCCAACCAAATGACAAACACAATATAGGGCATAGCGTAGTATTTCAATAACCACATCCAACCCCATTGATAGGTGAGGAAACCTAACAAACCTACCATACCAATCCAGAGTACAGTACTAGTAATTACGTCCCATTTCTCTGATGGTTTAAACAGTGGGCTATTAGGTGAAAAGTGCGAACCTTCTTTATTGGGAGAACGCTTAAACAAATACACTGGATAAGCCAATAAAAATAAATAATATCGACCTATCTTTTGTGCCAAAGGCATTTCTTTATACTGCGATTCCGTCACAGGATACCAGCTTTCATCGTTATCGATGTTGCCAGTGTTTTTATGATGTGTCCTATGGCTGATGCGCCAACCATGATAAGGAACTAATATTGCTGTATGAGACAGATGCCCAATTAAATCATTGAGCCATTTATGCTTAGAAAATGACTGATGTCCGCAGTCATGCCCAACGACAAATAAAGCCCAAAACATTGTTCCTTGCATTAACCAGAAAATAGGCCAAAAGTACCAAGAATCAAGGTAATGAGCCACTGCATAGAGCGAACCAATAATCAGAACATCACGAAAGAAATACAACAGTGATTTGCTGACATTTGGTTGAAAACATTCTTCTGGGATAGCAGCTTTTAAATCCTGAAGAGTAAAAGGCAGCTTAGTTGTATTCTCAGAAGTTTCACTAGCAGGGGAACTGTCAAAAGGGATGGTAGTTGATTGCACTTGATTCTTTGATGAAATATAAAATCAAAATTTGTTTGAGGTTTGAATTCACCTCTAAGATACCTGCAATGTTTTTAGACACGCAAGGCAAAAATCTCTGGCAATTCACTTAGCAATAATTCATCGAGAATTGCCAGAACCTATTTAATTGGCAGACGAATTATCTAATAGCTCTGTAATTAATATACGAGCTTAGATTTAATCAGAGCAATTTTAGCCTGAACTTAGCTTACTTGTCTGCGTAATATTCGTTAAAAGTTTGATAACCAACATCAGTTATATACAGTTGACATTGGTCTGTAATGTGTTTCATTAAAGGCCAAGAAAACCGCAATTCATCATGCAAATAGTTTCCCCAATTATCTTTAATGCTGCTGTAAGCTAACCGTAAATTATAAGAGGGAATAGCAGTAGAAAGGTGATGAGGAACGTGGACGTTAATATCGTGGCAAAGTATCTCTACCCAACGAGGATAATCGCAATGAATAGTGCCAAATAGCTGTGCCATTGCTTCGTTCCACTTGCTGGCTTCCTTAAAAGGAACATCTGGAAATGTGTGATGAACAATGGTGAATGTACTCATCCAGAAATGATATACCAACCAAGGCACAAACCAGAATTTGACAAATCCCCAAATACCAGTTGTAGCGATGAGGGTAGGAAATACAACTGCTGCAAAAATTGCAACTACAGCAACTGAAATTTTAATACTTCCTTGGTCTTTAACTTTAAAATTGCGCCAGTCGAAATGCACAACAGCCCAATGTCCAATAGAACCTACCCACCAAAGACGCTTTTTCATGAACAATTCAAAAGCCGATTGACGAGTTTTATCCCAACTTGCAAAAACTTCTGGTCGGATGGGATGCCAAGCATTATCTTCGTCTAACTTGTTTGTATGTTTATGGTGATGATTATGCTTAATCCGCCAACTGTGAAAAGGGTAGATTAACGGCATCATGAATATATGCCCTACTAAATCATTAACCCACCGCCGTTTGGCAAATGAACGATGACCGCAGTCATGACCAATAACAAAAAAACCTGTTAAAGCTGTACCTGTAAAAATCCAGGCAATAGGCAATAAAAACCAGGGAGAAATCGTCAAACTATAGTAGCCTAAACCTACCATTAAAACACTGATGAAAACTTGTGTCCAAGCTTTACGACGACTCTGCTGAAAACATTCTTTTGGCAAAGTTTTGATAATATCTTTGAGCCTCAGTTGGGAATTACTAAGGTCTTTGCTTATTTCTTGCGTCTTGATTATTGATGTAGTCATGAAAACCCGAAAAACGACAAACTCCTCCACCAAGTTGCCCAAAGGTAACTTGCAGCAAAATTTCTTTACATTAACGCTTTGGATTATAGCAACTTTAGCTACCTAAGCATACCCGAAAGTATCTTTTGGGAGCTATTTCTAGAACTGACGAATGGATATTTTGATTACTCAGAAATTCCTCTGTCATTAATCATTGGTAGACCAATGACTAATGACAAATGATAAACGACTTACTGTTTTTTGTCTGCAAGTTTTACATTTGTAGCCAAACCTAACAATTGCAAAAATTGAATTGTCATCCAAGTTAAGTCGATTTCCCACCATTCCAAACCGTGACGGGCTGAGTATTGAAAAGCATGGTGATTATTGTGCCAGCCTTCACCAAATACTAGTAAAGCTACCCACCAACAGTTAGTTGAGTTATCGCCAGATTCATGGCTGCGATAGCCAAATTTATGGGTAGCACTGTTTACTAACCAGGTGCAGTGGTAAACCCAGACAATGCGAACAAAAATTCCCCAAACAACAAACGGCCAGCCACCCAGAAATAACAATAATAAACCCAGTGCAACTTGGATGAGAATGAAATATTTTTCTAAAAACTGATAAACTGGGTCTTCGGCAATATCTTTGGTAAAGCGAGGAACATCAGCATGAGCGGGACATTTGTGAATTAGCCAACCCATGTGGCTCCACCAGAAGCCTTTATTAGAATCATGGGGATCTGGGTCAGTATCGGAATGTAAATGATGAATGCGGTGTGTCCCCACCCACTCGATTGGCCCTCCTTGGCAAGATAGTGTCCCGAACAACACTAAGATATATTCCAACCACTTGGGAGCTTGGAAACTGCGGTGAGTCACAAGGCGATGAAAACCTAAAGTAACGCCTAAACCACCAGTTATCCA
This window of the Nostoc sp. HK-01 genome carries:
- a CDS encoding phosphoesterase RecJ domain-containing protein, producing the protein MDLILCHTTADFDALGAAVGLTCLLPGSKIVLTGGAHPPVRDFLALHRDEYPLIERRSVNPQTIRSITVVDTQKRDRLGKAAEWLDLPSVKEIVVYDHHLGQEGDIPATQLHIASVGACTTLMVEQLQQQQISLTPSQATVMALGIHVDTGSLTYDLSTARDALALAWLMQQGASLPVISTYRDPGLSTQLQQLLTTALQELEYLCLRGYTLAWVTLKTEAFVPGLSGLASQIVELSEIDALLLVNEYPLGEDESRLTVIGRSQIPGVNLNLLFQPFGGGGHSQAASLNLRGVDTQATLEELLEGLKASIPHPLTARDLMSSPVRTILPETTIEEAQRILLRYGHSGLSVVDNQGQLVGIISRRDLDIAFHHGFSHAPVKGYMTINLKTITPDTTLPQIESLMVTYDIGRLPVLADGQLVGIVTRTDVLRELHQNSEEFQNLNPQNSAPSTQHSALNIASRLAPQLWQLLTKASQAAEKRGWHLYLVGGAVRDLLLAETADQLMIKDIDLVVDGFHKSADVGAGVELAKALQELYPAARLEIHGAFQTAALLWHKDAELNSLWVDIATARTEFYPYPAANPEVEASSIRQDLYRRDFTINALALRLTSPRSGELLDFFGGLLDLQAKEIRVLHANSFIEDPTRIYRGVRFAVRFGFDFEPRTEEYIRYAINSGVYDRTAQHNSRTPALQTRLKTELKHILEAPYWKSALQLLDNLQALQCIHHTLSLDAELLRQLWLLERCLHRFDPQLTLVHWQMRLEALIAHLKPKYREKVAKNLQLQEDSIHRLQNLAQAQAEVTELLPQLQCPSQIVQLLKKYDLPMLILIALQSPRSLRKQIWHYLTVLTHIQPILNGNDLKKLGYKPGPQYRQILDDILAATLDRVIINKAEAEEFLMTKYPK
- the ycf9 gene encoding hypothetical protein is translated as MTIIFQFALVALVLMSFVLVVGVPVAYATPQSWVESKRLLWLGSGVWIALVLLVGILNFFVV
- a CDS encoding 6,7-dimethyl-8-ribityllumazine synthase, which translates into the protein MAVFEGTFTQTEPLRFAVVIGRFNDLVTAKLVEGCQDCLKRHGVDPNPHGNQVDYVWVPGSFEVPIVARQLALSQRYDAIICLGAVIRGQTPHFDYVSSEVAKGIAAASFQTGVPVIFGILTVDTMQQALERAGIKANHGWEYAMNALEMASLMRKLRSNLTETYTLNPQPLPAAHGQESIINSQ
- a CDS encoding gamma-glutamyl phosphate reductase encodes the protein MTVEVVNDYPEPMKSAKRAFQASLKLGLTKGVDRSRAVLAMAQALESSFDDILEANTLDLEASKEMAVPELILDWLKLTPKRLEITVEILRRLGELSDPLRRVRNADYQPEDSQSYSQLMALGVIGFIYEAFPDLGAIAAGLCIKTGNSIILKGSTEASHSNAAIAEVLQSAIQEVGLPPGCVELVTAEHGASVRDLVTQDQYLNLVIPYGRSSLVQQVMRQATCPVLKSAMGNCYLYWSLNGSLEMVRWMILDSHQSEPDPVNAIEKVLIHRQAMPSSLSVLWNSLKEKGFEIKGDAELVEAFPQLQLAKESDWGSPYLTKTVAFKLVDSLEVAIAWINQHSSGHADCIVTESYQESRQFALGVNSASTYINTSPRFSRNPSRGDSVFLGMSNQKGHRRGFISLETLTTVKHIIQGNGRF
- a CDS encoding fatty acid desaturase, which gives rise to MQSTTIPFDSSPASETSENTTKLPFTLQDLKAAIPEECFQPNVSKSLLYFFRDVLIIGSLYAVAHYLDSWYFWPIFWLMQGTMFWALFVVGHDCGHQSFSKHKWLNDLIGHLSHTAILVPYHGWRISHRTHHKNTGNIDNDESWYPVTESQYKEMPLAQKIGRYYLFLLAYPVYLFKRSPNKEGSHFSPNSPLFKPSEKWDVITSTVLWIGMVGLLGFLTYQWGWMWLLKYYAMPYIVFVIWLDLVTFLHHTESDIPWYRGEDWTFLKGAISSIDRNYGLFNHIHHDIGTHVAHHIFLNIPHYNLLKATEAIKPVMGDYYRKSEEPIWQSLWRSCVSCHFVPDTGGKVYYTSKPK
- a CDS encoding fatty acid desaturase — translated: MTTSIIKTQEISKDLSNSQLRLKDIIKTLPKECFQQSRRKAWTQVFISVLMVGLGYYSLTISPWFLLPIAWIFTGTALTGFFVIGHDCGHRSFAKRRWVNDLVGHIFMMPLIYPFHSWRIKHNHHHKHTNKLDEDNAWHPIRPEVFASWDKTRQSAFELFMKKRLWWVGSIGHWAVVHFDWRNFKVKDQGSIKISVAVVAIFAAVVFPTLIATTGIWGFVKFWFVPWLVYHFWMSTFTIVHHTFPDVPFKEASKWNEAMAQLFGTIHCDYPRWVEILCHDINVHVPHHLSTAIPSYNLRLAYSSIKDNWGNYLHDELRFSWPLMKHITDQCQLYITDVGYQTFNEYYADK
- a CDS encoding fatty acid desaturase, translating into MTIATSTKPQINWVNTLFFVGLHIGALFALVPSNFSWTAVGVGFLLYWITGGLGVTLGFHRLVTHRSFQAPKWLEYILVLFGTLSCQGGPIEWVGTHRIHHLHSDTDPDPHDSNKGFWWSHMGWLIHKCPAHADVPRFTKDIAEDPVYQFLEKYFILIQVALGLLLLFLGGWPFVVWGIFVRIVWVYHCTWLVNSATHKFGYRSHESGDNSTNCWWVALLVFGEGWHNNHHAFQYSARHGLEWWEIDLTWMTIQFLQLLGLATNVKLADKKQ